One Salmo salar chromosome ssa01, Ssal_v3.1, whole genome shotgun sequence DNA window includes the following coding sequences:
- the tef gene encoding thyrotrophic embryonic factor — protein MSGEPITTTLETFMGSPGAFPVVLKKIMEMPPPNLLEDDDDNDKEKLLMGDNVDLEGGSGMGPSAALTPAIWDKTIPYNGETFHLEYMDLEEFLMENGISTSPSSLDDALNVENAGKTEMPTTMAAKPKRAPAAPISLLPILELDQCEEEGVTITLNSVDIADDTEVVTDKDRLTPEPTDPEEIEVDVNFDPDPTDLVLSSVPGGELFNPRKHKFSEEELKPQPMIKKAKKVYVPEDSKDEKYWQRRKKNNVAAKRSRDARRLKENQITVRAAFLERENTALRQEVGELRKDFARSKNVVARYAAKFGELAPLEDK, from the exons ATGTCAGGAGAGCCGATCACCACCACACTGGAAACCTTCATGGGGTCACCGGGTGCTTTTCCCGTGGTATTGAAGAAAATAATGGAAATGCCCCCACCGAATTTACTCGAGGACGACGATG ACAATGACAAGGAGAAGCTGCTTATGGGGGACAATGTGGACCTTGAAGGAGGGAGTGGGATGGGTCCGTCGGCCGCCCTGACCCCTGCCATCTGGGATAAGACTATCCCGTACAATGGGGAGACCTTCCACCTGGAGTACATGGACCTGGAGGAGTTCCTCATGGAGAATGGCATCTCCACCTCGCCCTCGTCCCTGGACGATGCTCTCAACGTGGAGAATGCAGGGAAGACAGAGATGCCCACCACCATGGCAGCCAAGCCCAAGAGAGCCCCAGCCGCCCCCATTTCCCTGCTGCCCATCCTGGAGCTGGATCAGTGTGAGGAAGAAGGGGTCACTATCACCCTCAACAGTGTTGACATCGCAGACGACACAG AGGTGGTGACAGACAAGGACAGGCTGACCCCTGAACCCACTGACCCAGAGGAGATTGAGGTGGACGTGAACTTTGACCCAGATCCTACCGACCTGGTTCTGTCCAGTGTTCCTGGAGGAGAGCTGTTCAACCCACGCAAACACAAGTTCTCAGAGGAGGAACTCAAACCTCAAccgatgatcaagaaggccaagaaggtGTATGTACCTGAGGATTCTAAG GATGAAAAGTACTggcagaggaggaagaagaacaaTGTGGCTGCGAAGCGTTCCCGGGACGCGCGGCGACTCAAGGAGAACCAGATCACAGTGCGGGCGGCGTTCCTGGAGCGCGAGAACACGGCGCTACGACAGGAAGTGGGCGAGCTACGGAAGGACTTTGCCCGCAGCAAGAATGTCGTGGCCCGCTACGCGGCCAAATTTGGAGAGCT TGCACCGCTGGAAGACAAGTAG
- the tef gene encoding thyrotrophic embryonic factor isoform X1, which produces MSYFEIPEIFKALLEDPFTIPTLDYNDNDKEKLLMGDNVDLEGGSGMGPSAALTPAIWDKTIPYNGETFHLEYMDLEEFLMENGISTSPSSLDDALNVENAGKTEMPTTMAAKPKRAPAAPISLLPILELDQCEEEGVTITLNSVDIADDTEVVTDKDRLTPEPTDPEEIEVDVNFDPDPTDLVLSSVPGGELFNPRKHKFSEEELKPQPMIKKAKKVYVPEDSKDEKYWQRRKKNNVAAKRSRDARRLKENQITVRAAFLERENTALRQEVGELRKDFARSKNVVARYAAKFGELAPLEDK; this is translated from the exons ACAATGACAAGGAGAAGCTGCTTATGGGGGACAATGTGGACCTTGAAGGAGGGAGTGGGATGGGTCCGTCGGCCGCCCTGACCCCTGCCATCTGGGATAAGACTATCCCGTACAATGGGGAGACCTTCCACCTGGAGTACATGGACCTGGAGGAGTTCCTCATGGAGAATGGCATCTCCACCTCGCCCTCGTCCCTGGACGATGCTCTCAACGTGGAGAATGCAGGGAAGACAGAGATGCCCACCACCATGGCAGCCAAGCCCAAGAGAGCCCCAGCCGCCCCCATTTCCCTGCTGCCCATCCTGGAGCTGGATCAGTGTGAGGAAGAAGGGGTCACTATCACCCTCAACAGTGTTGACATCGCAGACGACACAG AGGTGGTGACAGACAAGGACAGGCTGACCCCTGAACCCACTGACCCAGAGGAGATTGAGGTGGACGTGAACTTTGACCCAGATCCTACCGACCTGGTTCTGTCCAGTGTTCCTGGAGGAGAGCTGTTCAACCCACGCAAACACAAGTTCTCAGAGGAGGAACTCAAACCTCAAccgatgatcaagaaggccaagaaggtGTATGTACCTGAGGATTCTAAG GATGAAAAGTACTggcagaggaggaagaagaacaaTGTGGCTGCGAAGCGTTCCCGGGACGCGCGGCGACTCAAGGAGAACCAGATCACAGTGCGGGCGGCGTTCCTGGAGCGCGAGAACACGGCGCTACGACAGGAAGTGGGCGAGCTACGGAAGGACTTTGCCCGCAGCAAGAATGTCGTGGCCCGCTACGCGGCCAAATTTGGAGAGCT TGCACCGCTGGAAGACAAGTAG
- the LOC106609350 gene encoding PHD finger-like domain-containing protein 5A isoform X2 — MDYRQHPHRAKAIGRLCEKCDGKCVICDSYVRPCTLVRICDECNYGSYQGRCVICGGPGVSDAYYCKECTIQEKDRDGCPKIVNLGSSKTDLFYERKKYGFKKR; from the exons CTATTGGAAGATTGTGCGAGAAAT gTGATGGAAAGTGTGTGATCTGTGACTCGTATGTGAGGCCTTGCACACTGGTGCGCATCTGTGACGAGTGCAACTACGGGTCCTACCAGGGGCGCTGTGTcatatgtggaggtcctggggtgTCTGACGCTTACTACTGCAAAGAGTGCACCATCCAGGAGAAAGAT CGAGATGGATGCCCCAAGATTGTGAACTTGGGCAGTTCAAAGACTGACCTTTTCTATGAACGGAAGAAGTATGGCTTCAAGAAGAGGTGA